The following proteins are co-located in the Rhodoligotrophos appendicifer genome:
- a CDS encoding MarR family winged helix-turn-helix transcriptional regulator: protein MASPTDNVGFLTFEVARLLRRRIEQTLDRAGLGLTSGEARTLAYAARFEGSNQSAIADLMGIEPMTLVGFLDKLEARGLVERVPDPADRRAKLVRVTAQAAPIVQFVSDIATEIRNHATQGMSPDEVERLRLDLHIMRTNLLAENLAETDA, encoded by the coding sequence ATGGCATCTCCGACAGACAACGTGGGCTTCCTCACCTTCGAGGTGGCTAGGCTTCTTCGCCGCCGCATAGAGCAGACTCTCGATAGGGCCGGGCTGGGTTTGACGTCCGGTGAAGCCCGGACTCTTGCTTATGCTGCAAGGTTCGAAGGGTCCAACCAGAGCGCGATCGCGGACCTGATGGGCATCGAGCCCATGACCCTGGTTGGATTTCTGGATAAGCTCGAAGCCCGTGGGCTTGTGGAGAGAGTTCCGGATCCTGCGGATCGTCGGGCGAAACTGGTCCGGGTGACTGCCCAGGCAGCTCCCATAGTGCAGTTCGTCTCCGACATCGCTACCGAGATCCGTAACCATGCGACCCAGGGCATGAGTCCCGATGAAGTCGAACGGCTTCGTCTGGATCTTCACATCATGCGGACCAATCTGTTGGCTGAAAATCTGGCGGAGACGGACGCGTGA
- a CDS encoding multidrug effflux MFS transporter, whose protein sequence is MSPTRTATIGAVLVAMGSVSMALYTPAMPALVKFFATDPATIKLTLTAYFFGFAFAQLISGPMSDALGRRPTALGFFVFYMLGSLICVVAPSVTWLLVGRILQGIGAAAGVALSRAIVRDQFTGQASAKIMNTIGLMLALGPALSPTIGGVMLLAFGWHSIFVLMLIYGIGLILLVIFGLPETLAERDPAHLRPLRILRNYLTLLSDRRFLAPSLIVGLTLGGLYTLAGILPFVLVDKVGLTEIEFGLGMLMQSASFLTGAGLTGQILKHREARTMVPVGLGFVLLGAIAMAIVLRLVEPTFLTVMIPVGIWAFGIAFLLPSTTTDALAHFPTMAGAASAMMGFLQIGGGFAGTAIASLFNDPLEALATIMPIMGFGALAIYLTIGGSGRSRRPVTVATAAE, encoded by the coding sequence ATGTCGCCGACGCGGACTGCGACGATCGGTGCAGTTCTGGTCGCCATGGGCTCCGTCAGCATGGCGCTCTACACCCCGGCCATGCCTGCTCTGGTGAAGTTTTTCGCAACCGATCCGGCCACGATCAAGCTGACCCTGACCGCCTACTTTTTTGGGTTCGCCTTCGCCCAGCTGATCAGCGGCCCCATGTCCGACGCGCTGGGACGCCGGCCGACCGCTCTCGGCTTCTTCGTTTTTTACATGCTGGGCAGCTTGATTTGCGTGGTCGCACCCTCCGTGACCTGGCTCCTTGTGGGCCGGATTCTCCAGGGAATCGGCGCAGCCGCCGGGGTTGCGCTGTCCCGGGCCATTGTTCGCGACCAATTCACAGGACAGGCCTCGGCCAAGATCATGAACACGATCGGCCTGATGTTGGCGCTTGGCCCTGCTCTGTCGCCGACCATCGGCGGTGTCATGCTCTTGGCTTTCGGTTGGCACTCGATCTTCGTCTTGATGCTGATTTACGGGATCGGTCTGATCCTGCTGGTGATATTTGGATTGCCCGAGACCCTCGCAGAACGCGACCCGGCGCATTTGCGGCCGCTGCGCATACTCCGCAATTATCTGACGCTCCTATCCGACAGGCGCTTCTTAGCCCCGAGCCTGATCGTTGGATTGACCTTGGGCGGTTTGTATACTCTGGCGGGAATCCTGCCCTTCGTGCTGGTCGACAAGGTGGGCCTGACCGAGATTGAGTTCGGATTGGGCATGCTGATGCAGTCGGCCTCCTTCCTCACGGGAGCGGGCTTGACCGGCCAAATCCTGAAGCACCGCGAAGCGCGAACCATGGTGCCGGTCGGTCTTGGCTTTGTTTTGCTGGGAGCAATAGCCATGGCCATCGTCCTCCGCCTGGTGGAGCCGACATTCCTGACCGTGATGATCCCTGTCGGGATCTGGGCGTTCGGCATCGCATTCCTGTTGCCGTCGACGACGACCGATGCTCTTGCCCACTTTCCGACCATGGCCGGTGCGGCCTCCGCGATGATGGGCTTCTTGCAGATCGGCGGAGGCTTCGCTGGAACGGCCATTGCGTCACTGTTCAATGATCCGCTCGAGGCATTGGCCACCATCATGCCCATCATGGGCTTCGGAGCGCTTGCCATCTACCTGACCATTGGAGGCTCAGGCCGGAGTCGACGCCCGGTGACGGTCGCCACAGCCGCGGAATAG